The window GCCAGCCCTTTCCCTGAGCCTTGCGCTTTCTCCAGCGTCTCCTGATCGACAATTTCCCGTAATTGCTGAATAAATGGGTCTATATTCGCGTACTTTTTGCCGTATTCCAGGTTGAACGCGTAATCGAAATCCTGAGGGTTTTTCCCCTGGTTGTGCTGCAGGATAGTTTCCATCTTATCCAGGGCTTTGGCGACTTTAGCCTCAATGGACTGCATCTGGTCATAATCATCCCACAGCGCCAGAATTTCCTGTTGCTGCGCCTTGGGCAGCGGCGTCAGTAACTGCTGTAGATCTTTGCGCTCCTCAATGGATTTATCGACATCCGGCGACTGTTCCGTCGCGGGAATATCGCCACTGATGGCCTCTCCCAGATCGTGAATAAGGCATATTTTCAACAGCCTGGCGAAGTCCAGCTCCGGCAGTGCCTTTTCAAACACCATCGCCATCAGACAAAGGCGCCAGGTATGTTCCGCGGTGCTTTCTTTACGGCCCGCAGAAGTCCAGGCGGAGCGGATGACGTTCTTAAGCTGCTCCGCCCCTCTTAAAAATTCCAATATTCCATGAATGTCGGATTGCAGCATTCGTCTTCTCCTTCTGCTGTTAATACTTCAAATATCGCGGCTACGCTGGTTCTGTCATTGCAGACATATCGTTGATTTGCCCGCCCTGCATTAGTTTAGTTGCCGCAATCAAGCTCAATGGGCTTCCAGGACGGCGGCGTCTGCATGGAGTCTGGATAGCCGCCGTTGGAATTACGAATCGCCGAGTAATATTGTCCCTTATAGCTCACCAAGTCGGATACGTAGTAGGACTGCGCAAAACTCCAGGGTTTGATATCCGCGCATTTCGGTCCATCGGATTCAGGCTCAGGGCTCAACAGGTTTTTAATTTGCGAGATCAGACTCTCTTTCTCACGCCAGTCATCTGAACCAACATCTTCCACTTGCGCTTCAACAGGCTGCTCAACCGACGAGGTTTCCG is drawn from Hahella sp. KA22 and contains these coding sequences:
- a CDS encoding HD domain-containing protein, which codes for MLQSDIHGILEFLRGAEQLKNVIRSAWTSAGRKESTAEHTWRLCLMAMVFEKALPELDFARLLKICLIHDLGEAISGDIPATEQSPDVDKSIEERKDLQQLLTPLPKAQQQEILALWDDYDQMQSIEAKVAKALDKMETILQHNQGKNPQDFDYAFNLEYGKKYANIDPFIQQLREIVDQETLEKAQGSGKGLAK